A window from Citrus sinensis cultivar Valencia sweet orange chromosome 5, DVS_A1.0, whole genome shotgun sequence encodes these proteins:
- the LOC107176094 gene encoding putative F-box protein At1g32420, translating to MERDTTVMTGYNYGELCDDLLVETLSRLPVKSLMRLRCVSRSWFSLVKDPKFICKHLTRGDHNRLMVYNEYFIDTYPVDDFVVVPDNTMTDLHFQNFEAAETRNYILLGPYEGIMCLSEKWNRNKINVWNISMNEYRILPEPPRPRNGVSGSRPSNTVIFCCNFAVGLDPISNDFKLVLIQTLHDERGISSINDCLPNVAVYNFSTNSWRHVEEGLFIMGCYLGDEAMNNVYHNGFCYWVATTETPCYYVAILSFSMSEEVFQEMRGPRVPTITELNGFEYWTIGLHDDYLSLLHVEESRRSFGLWMMKGGFWTKHLSFGPFIEWYHPDGFWRNGEFILESYGGAGDCRLVLYDSNHDEIREFGITGVWFSVRILKESLITVRE from the coding sequence atggagagagATACTACGGTGATGACAGGCTATAATTATGGAGAATTGTGTGATGATTTGCTGGTTGAGACTCTGTCAAGGTTGCCCGTGAAATCACTAATGCGATTAAGGTGTGTTTCAAGATCTTGGTTTAGTTTAGTGAAAGAccccaaattcatttgtaaacATCTCACTAGAGGCGACCATAACCGTCTCATGGTCTACaatgaatattttatagaTACCTATCCAGTTGACGATTTCGTTGTAGTACCTGATAACACAATGACAGACttgcattttcaaaattttgaagcaGCTGAGACAAGGAATTATATTCTACTTGGCCCTTATGAGGGTATAATGTGCCTTTCTGAAAAATGGAATCGtaacaaaattaatgtatGGAACATTTCCATGAATGAGTACAGAATTCTTCCAGAGCCGCCTAGACCTAGAAACGGCGTTAGTGGTAGTCGTCCCTCCAATACAGTAATTTTCTGTTGCAATTTTGCAGTTGGATTAGATCCCATATCTAACGATTTCAAGTTGGTTCTGATACAAACCTTGCACGATGAGAGAGGAATTTCATCGATCAATGATTGCTTACCTAATGTTGCGGTTTACAACTTTAGCACTAACTCTTGGAGACATGTGGAGGAAGGGTTATTCATAATGGGATGTTATTTGGGGGATGAAGCCATGAACAATGTCTACCACAATGGATTTTGCTATTGGGTGGCAACGACAGAAACTCCTTGCTATTATGTAGCTATTCTATCGTTTAGCATGAGTGAGGAGGTGTTTCAAGAAATGAGAGGACCTCGTGTTCCAACAATTACAGAATTAAACGGGTTCGAATATTGGACGATTGGATTACATGATGATTACCTCTCTCTACTACACGTAGAAGAGTCGAGACGCTCTTTTGGCTTATGGATGATGAAAGGGGGCTTTTGGACCAAACACTTGAGTTTTGGACCTTTTATAGAATGGTATCATCCAGATGGATTTTGGAGAAATGGCGAATTCATTCTAGAATCATATGGAGGAGCTGGTGACTGTCGATTGGTCTTATATGATTCTAACCACGATGAAATAAGGGAATTTGGAATTACTGGTGTATGGTTTTCAGTTCGTATTTTGAAAGAAAGCCTTATTACAGTCCGAGAATAG
- the LOC107175011 gene encoding uncharacterized protein LOC107175011 produces MIDQNQDYRRYTSLKMSLDEVYEAIKDRGLLYLPAPITKLPSRRDRGRYCMFHGTHGHTTAECRDLKTQVEDLVRNRYLDEFIDRTFPMVASTCEGEQSDRNLRREQPAVRVIAGGPTLAGDSNRSRKNYARYAMTSKEVFFNTQAAKRARVRQVPIMWTDEDEEGILYPHENALVIKATVASKKFDRILVDTRSLVDVLFKSTLEEMGIADRKLEYTNTS; encoded by the coding sequence ATGATCGACCAGAACCAGGACTATAGGCGGTATACTTCCTTGAAGATGTCCCTGGACGaggtgtacgaggccataaaggacCGGGGATTACTGTACCTCCCTGccccaataacaaagctacccaGCAGGAGGGATAGGGGACGCTACTGTATGTTCCATGGCACTCATGGCCATACCACTGCAGAATGCagagatctcaagacccaggttgaagatttggtgagaaatcggtacCTGGACGAGTTCATAGATAGGACTTTCCCGATGGTGGCCTCGACATgtgaaggggagcagagtgaTAGAAACTTGAGGCGTGAGCAGCCTGCAGTAAGGGTGATAGCTGGTGGCCCAACCTTGGCCGGAGATTCCAACAGATCGAGGAAGAATTATGCTAGATACGCCATGACTAGTAAAGAGGTATTCTTCAACACCCAAGCAGCCAAACGAGCAAGAGTTaggcaagtgccaatcatgtggacgGATGAGGATGAAGAAGGGATTCTATACCCCCACGAGAATGCTTTAGTCATCAAGGCTACTGTAgctagcaagaagtttgaccggATACTAGTTGATACAAGGAGCTTAGTTGATGTGTTATTTAAGTCAACTCTGGAGGAGATGGGAATAGCAGACCGGAAGTTGGAGTACACCAATACCTCCTGA